The segment CTACACCCGCTGCTCCATGACTATCCTGATGGACTTTTACACCCAAGCCTTATCCTGAGCACAAACAACCAGACCATAACAGGATAGTGCATGAGAGACCTTGATGCTGCCTTGTCTAAAGGCACTGACattcccttttctctgctgcaaggctcccactccctgcctgccccagtgAGCCTCAGCTGACAGGATTCCTTTGGGGCACAGTCCCATAATGTATGAATGACTGTACTAAGGTGTATTTTGCATTAAGGATGTCAGTGATTGTGTTTCAATCTTGCCTTCTGTCTGTTGCAAACTGGAAAATTTCCCCAACTGCTCTGTCAGCCTGTGTGGCTGGATTTCACAGTTCTGATCAGACCACCTGAACACTGAACTGTTCACCTTGGCACGGTGCTTGTGGAGCAGCCTGCCTGCAGACAGACATTCCTGACAAAAGCCTGAGCAGCAGGTACAGGTATTCCTCTCTGACCTCCAGAACAGGGAGGCAGCAGATCTGATTACCTCTCTGTTGCACTTATCTTCTGCTGGAGTACCAGGCACAATAATAAAGATAAGCCCAGCAGATAAAGGGCATCAACCTTGTGAGCTGTTCCCTTTTTGTCTTCTACCTACCCACGAGTAATGGAAAGCTACAGCCCACTACTACAGCCAAGAGGAATTCTTTCATCTGACTGCAGGCATCTGGAGCTGACTGCAAGTGCTCAGCACCCACATGGGAATCTAGGCTTGGTTCCCATGGCAGTATTGCAGTGGGATTATAGAAATTGAAACTtctggaaaatgtaaattaaatgcTTATGGAAGCTTTCTGGCTTAAGACAGAAGTGCTTTACCATGGCTTttgtgctccagcagggcctTAGGAATGGATGGGGGATGTACCCTAATTCATCATGAACACAACACAAAATGCTCCTACCACACTCTTCAAAAAtgattttcagcatttcagcttgCTAAGAACCACTAAAGAGACAATTATCACTGGCTAAGTCAACCAGTCACAACCTAAGCACTAAAGTTGCCactaaagagaaaagaaagtgattTACACTTCATCATCTGCAGACTGATCTTTGTAGCAAGGGAAGTTGGAAGCagcttccaaagaaaaaaaaacacacctAAACCCAGAAAACATGCTAGAAATACAGTGAGAAGATGCAAAACTTACTTcactccttctcctctctgctctccaaTGACAACCTGCACCACCATCTTGTACCTGTCAAATCCCTcctctggagagaaaaaaaataatagtgagagcaataactttttaaaaatatgagcCCAAGACACGACCCTGAAAGCTAGAGATTTCTGACTACAAAGCAAGTGGCTGTACAAGCCTATGCAAGTAGCCAAGTGGACAGACTGCCTTGCaatgcttcattttccttaGTATGAGTACCATGGTTTTGTTGGAGATGAAGGGTGAACAGGGTAGGTGGCATCCATGAAAAGATGCATCTAAATGCACAGGACACCCATGAGCAGCCACACTATGTGTCAGCATTCTGCTTTGACAACTTTCAAGAACTGGTCACATGGAAAGAACATTAATAAGGCTGCTGGTGGACAAAATGCAATTTGAAAACAACtgtcttattttaaaactgttttgatGCAAAGGTATTGTGAGATTCTTCTGCCACACAGGTGTTTCCTTTGCTCTTCAGTGGTATAAAAGGCCACATAATAGCTGCGTTATTTTTGTGTCTTCAGAGATGTGCTATTGTTTCACAACAGTGAAAAGTACCTCTGGGGCACAGGCCAGATCTAATCAGGCCATGGCAATGTTCCAGAAGCCAAATCAGAACAGACATGTTTGAAATCAAATATAGATCCCAATGCCTGTCTTCAACAAAGCAGTGTCCCGGGACGACTCCAACATCCTATTTCCACCGGAGGACTGAACACAGCTCGCTGGCTCTGCTAACATCCAACTCGTCAATGCTTATCAGAGATGCCAGCTGATAAGAGTGGCCACCCCGGGCCAGCCTAGCTTCAGGCTGCTGCCACTGTGGTTACACATTACTGAAGCCCAGTTCTCAGCGTGAACACGTGCAGAGACTACAGCTGTTGCTGCTGGCTTTAAAGCAGATGTGTAATTCTGGGAGAAGCACAAATCCACGGCTCCTGCCGAGGGTGACCGCGGGACTGTGCCACCACGTCAGGCCAGCCCAGCAGGTGGAGCACCAGCGTGTCCCCAGgaagaacaggagaaaaaatgtcCATGCCAGCACACACATCCAAATACTTATTCCGGCACAAAACTCAGGAAACACCTGCTGGTGCCTGCACTTTTCTTCTTGAACTCAAAAATGCTGGAGGGCatcctgtgcagcagcacaaccTTTTTCCAGAGCTGTAAGGATGTAGTCACACCCCTCCTTGGCTGactgctcctctctcccccttccctgtgccccctgAGCCTTGTTCTGATCTCACTGCTATTCCAGCTCTGATCTAACTCCCAgcagaaaaagagcaggaatgGAATCACGAAACAATGAAACATcacttctttcttctctttaatgCAGCTTCTTTCCCCCTGCAGTCCCTCCACATTTGACATCACACAGTTGCCAAGCTATACGAAAACAAATCTTGTCTGCTTGAATTAGATCTCCAGTTCTGCAGGCAAGGAATGCACATAGATAGGACAGATTGCTTCATACCAGCAGACTTGAGTCAGTCAATGGGGAAGGAATATGTTtcaagaataaagaaagaaagagggatCTTGTCaaaagggagaggccatggcaagaaaagaaattacatcCCCAGCGGACCTCCTTACCTTTCAGTCTGTCTTTTATTGTGTCTGATAAAGACTTTGTAAGCTCAGGCATTTCTTCTGGGATGTACTGTACATTGGCCAGCTTCTCCTTCAGTATTGCACGGATGCATTCTTTTACTGTGGATGACTTAAACCTATCAtggcaacaagaaaaaaaaaaaaaaagaaaaagagaagtgcAACAGAAAGCCCAGAAAGTTCACACACAATGTGTAGAAACATACACAATGCCACCTGGGAAAATGTAGCTTTCGTGTATTAGAGAAAAATGAcaaaccacagggaaaaaaagcctcgCTAAAATGGAGATATTGCCAAAAGCCAAACACGGATCAACAGGGGTGAAACCAGCCCCACTGGAAGttcccctccagcagcatcccccacTCAAGTGGGTGTGGAAGCTGGTCTGGGAGCCCGGTGCCCCCCAGGCCCTCGGTGCTCCCCATTCCCATCACTGCACTGCCTCACGCCGGCCCCTCATGCCCAGGGATGCCCTCCCGACATTCCCATTGGGGCCCACGCTCCCCAGTCCAAAGTCGCCCGCCGCGCTGGCCCCTCACCGGTGCTGGAGGTCGGGCCGCAGGCTGTACGTGTTCTCGGGCCCTTCCTCCGGGCCCAGCTCGCCCATGGCCCCGCAGGCCCCGGCGTTGGTTACCGGGACAACCgcggccgctcccgctcccgccgcttccgccgcccgccccgcgcgtCACCGCCGCACCGCCCCGGGGAACGGCTGCGTACGGCTCTGCCCTACcgagctctgtgctgggccgCTCTGCAGCTGCGGTGTCCCTttgtatcagaaaaaaaaaaaagaaaaagagaaaaagaaaaagaaaacgaaaagaaagaaattaaagaaaagaaagaaaagaaagagaaagaaagagaaagaaagaaagagaaagaaatgtttttttttgtaataagaCTTGTACAATGAAGTAGTGGTAAATAAGTGTTAAATAATTGCAGGCTATTTTCATAACTGTAATAACTGTAAAATTTGGCAATGGCTTGTAGAAGAcgctgaggtgctggagcaagtccagagaagggcggtggagctgggaaagggtctgAGGCAtaagtcctgtgaggagcagctgagggagctggtggcGTTTAGGAGGCTCGGGAgggaccttatcactctctacaactccctgaaaggagggtgtagccaggtgggggtcagccCCTTCTTCCAGACAACCAGCAACAGGATGAGAGGGCACAGCTGttccaggggaggtttaggttggacattaggaggaatttcttaATCATATAAAGGGTGATTAATACTGGAATGGACTGCCTAGCGAGGTGGTGGAGTcgctgtccctggaggtgtttaaggaaagactggatgtggcactcagtgccatgctGTAGTTGTCATGGTGGTGTTGAGTCATAGGTTGGATGTGACGATCTCAGAGGTCTTCCCCAACCTGATTCATTCCGTGATTCTGTAAGTAAAGGGTTTGAAGAGGTTGCTGCCTGGGGTGTGGCTGGAGGTATGATGGGGAGGGAGTGGAGTAAGACAGCCTGGCCTCACTGGGTGCTTCCCCAGTGCCCCCCTTCTGCCACAAACaagccagcagccagagcccctTCCCTCAGCCTTGCCCAGGGCTTGGAGGGCTGCCTTCCTGCCTCTGTACAACACATCCCAGACATCAGGGAGAAGACCccagcctttttctttcctccagcaACTTCTTAAATCCTCCATAAAGGCCTAAAATTCTTGCTCCCTCAAATCCTACCCCTTgtgcccttttccctgcccatAGCTGCTGCGTGTCACAGGGAAGGCTGcatgtgctgcagcccctgctgagaAGCTGACATTCTATTTCCTCTGCAGGTTATCTCGAAGCAGCGATCTTTGCGATCGATTGTGCTTCCCACGTGCAGCGGATGACACAGCTGAGAAAGGTCCCTGTGTGCCTCACCCAGCTCCGAATGGAAACACTGTGAaggcacagccagtgctgctgtggagtGATGCTACTGCCACAGACGAGAGTCTGGAGGGGGCCATGAGCTGTGACAGGGCTAGGTGTGCCTGGAGGTGCCCCTCGGGTATGGGAGGTgtgaggctgccccaggagGAAAGGGGTACCACTGCCAGAGTTTTGCTTGGGATGCACAGGCATATCCCAACTGGTGCCAGATCCTGCCCTGACCTTCTCTGAGCATGGATGGGTTGCTGagaccctgagcagcagcagctcctaaTTTCCAGAGACTTTGCTAGCACCTCTTGCTAGAGATGGACCGTCAGAGTCCTTAGTGCCACTGGGCTGGGTGTCAGCTCTGCCTACCAGCAGGAGCACTCATTGCCATGCTGGAGGTGACATTGGTCCCTTGCCATACCCGTGTGGCACCTTCCCATCACAGTTACCATTGCTctgcccaggccctgcaggtTTCTGCTTGTTAAAGGAACAGTTTTGTGTCTGTTCCATCCCTGTACTTACTCACTGCTTACCGCTGCTTACTCACAACCACAGGACGctgcctgtccccacagggTCAGATGTTGCTGCTCATGCAAATCGTTTGCAGAGACCTTCATAATTTCTGAGAAGTATCTGAAAGACCTCAAGACTGTTTATTTGCAAACACTATTAACCGTTTCCTCCTCTCACCCCAGCCACTCTGCTCCGCCTGGGTCAGACCCACAGATGTGAATTCAGTTAAACCATTGGGGGAAAGATCTTTGGAACGTGTGGGCTTCTCCAGCATCTTTTGTGGCAGTTTGTGTTTCCTCTTTCACCTGGGAAGCCATGCTTTCCCTGGACTTCAAGGTCATGCAGCTCTGGGCTTCAGTCAGCTCCATCAGAGATGTTTGatcacagctttctttttcttcttccaattTTTCAGTGCTCCTTAAATACCCCATATGCTTTTAGACTACTTTGGGGCTGACTCTACCCTTTGAGGTAAGTGCTTAGGTGACAGCTGTTTCCCCCCAGCAGTGATGGCTGAAGAAGACCAGGTTGTCCTCTGGGTCTCAGCTGTGTTCATGGAACTCAGCAGCTTCTGGCGAGAGAAAAACTATGACATTTGTGCTCTGATGAACTGGTGTGACATGTGCTTGCTGAAGTTGctgtttcttaattttaaagaaCAGTCTTCTCACTTATTTCTGCTTGTCTTTACTTTTTAgacttcattttcatttgttgGTGGCCAAATAGAAAAGGACTGTCCTATGCAATTTGCTATGCTCCAACTCACAgaaagaatttatatttttttaagcaccAAAGGACCTTTTTATGATCATGTCAGCAAACTCCAAGATGTACCATCTACCCTACTGGGATGGAGCAGACTTACCAGCATGAGCAAGGAGCTGCATCATGGTTGGAGCCAGGCTGTTTTCCTTCATGCTGAGAACCTGGTGGAGGAGCCAGGGTGAGCTGTGCTGGTCTGACAGGGTGCAGGCAAGGTTCAAAGTCTGCCTgaagccccagggctgctgtagGGCTGGGGCCGTGCTCCTTTGAAATGCTGACTCCtgaggctggcactgctgctcaccTCACTTTCCTCCACAGCAGCTTCCTAGCAGCTTgatcttttcttttattcttttcatcaCCATGGcttttgtttcagagaaaaaggcatCTTGCCGTTGTTGGTTTCTTGTGGACACGGCAGCCTCCCCGCCTGGGTACCAGTTTATACCGATTGCAAGTGTGCATTGGAAAGTTTGAGCAATTTGTGCTATGATTCTAAtcagccctcagctgctgctgcatggggTGGGGAGGGTGAGCCAGTTTTTCCTGCCTATCCCTGGCTTGCTGAGTTGTGATGTTGATGGTGATACCCATCACATCTTCCACCTCTAGAAACCAAAACATGTGGCAAGTGCCAAACAAGCCTCCCCACACCTGGCTCAAGTGCCTGGTGTCACCGTTTGGGGACATAAAGCCCCAAGGTGGAAAAGCGTCCTTGCTGtcagtttcctttttcctggAGTTCAGTtcagtttagtttagtttagtcAGGACTTTTTTAGTGGGAATCCAGGAAATTATGAAGGAAAGGTGATGTCCAAGTCAAAACCCACATGCACCCTTGTACATGATGGAGAGCACTCCCTTTGCCACCCATCCAGGCAGCATGGTGGCTTCTGGCCAGATGGCATAGAGAGCTGACAAGGTGGTCACAgcacccagcctggctctgcagctcaagcagtgccagcagctcatgAGAAAGGAGTGATGCTGCAAAGGTCAGGAGGAGACTGGAAAAGAGGACCAAAACAGGCTGGAATGAGCCACCCTCCCAGGGTGTGCCCTCTCTGCCCTGGCTTAAAACCCCCTCCTTGGCCATCCTTCTGGTATGGTGTTTTTTGGCTGAACCTGATGGTCCTAGAGGTCTTCTCCAAttttaatgattctatgatttcatgattctatgaaattagcagtggctgccccagcccactCACCTGCCAAGGACATGTTTGAAAGTGAGAAGTGAGcaagcccagccccacagcttgCTTGTGGAAACTTGGCAAAAATAATGAAGTCATCATTATAATCACATCCTTCttattaattttcagttacTGATTTTCCCCTGACACTTTCCAAAATTGCGGGgcaccagggctgtgttttAGAGAAGTGAAGGAGCGTGCTTTCACCGCTGGTTATTTCCTATGCCAGTATTAGTCAGTGTGGTGAGAGGGGAGCACGGATGgcaaaaaattacagaagtctTCTGCCCCAATAACAGCACCCTGGGCACCTGCCCTTGCTCTCTTCAattatgagaagaaaaacaccTAAGGAGGCAAAACTtgtcctcctccccctcctcatctcccatccatcccttccCGGTGGGAGCAGACTACAGTAGGTGTCCCATGGCTTCCCAGACCCTGTCTACCCAGTGCCATATGTCCCACAACCACACTGCCTTGGGCACCCAGTGGGAACACCTGTGGATGCCTGGGAACCCAAGATGACTTTTACTTATGggccaggctcagagctggggacaaGTCCCTTGTGGCCCCTgcctcctccatccctggaagctTTCCCCAGAAGGTGCTGGCTCAGAGGTGTCTGTCCCCACTGCTTGGCAGCTGGGTACCTGCATGGGAACGTGCCGGGAGCGcgcagggaggggaaggggccAGGTCTGGCTCAGCTGATCCTTGCTTCTGTGGGTAGGAAGCTGGGGGCGGGAGGCAGCCCGGGTTTCCCTCGGGGCAGAGGTGGGTACGTTTCATTTCCACCCAGCCCTCGCTGTGTACGACAGAGAACAGGCTGCCGCTGCGGGAAGGAAGCACGGAGAGAGCCGGGAGCGGCACAGCGCACACGGCACAGCACCTCCcgcctgcctgggcaggggacacagcGGCTCAGCATGGCTCCAGGGGCCTCAAAGAAGTCGTGGGGCAGTGTGGAGGTGGCCCTGGTTGACCTCTGTGCcgtcctgctctgctgtgggccGATGCTGACCTGCTGCCGCCAGGGTAGGTACAGGAGTGTGGCGGGCTCACTGGCATGGCCATGTCGTTTGATGCTGGTGGAAAATGTCTAAGGGCTGGGAGCTTTGTAGTTAAAAATTAGCTCTGGCATCAAGAAAGCAGAAACCCCAAAGATTTTGGGTATGTGCAGCTGAAGCCAAGGGCTTGGGGATTCTTGGGACAGAAATGGGATTAAAGGATGGAGAAGGGGACAGGACACCAGAGCTATATTGTGACACAATGACGGTGGTTGGAGTTGAGTGTTGAGCTTATGGGTTTGGCAGTAGGgtgtggggttttctttctaGCTCTCGTGGCTTCAGTCTGTGCCCTTGAGGTGCAGCTCCTGGTTTGGACTTGATCCTGTAGGATCCAGGATCCTTTCTCTGGGTGAACTTTGTGGGAGAAGGAGAGGTTGAAGAGAAGGTGTGAGTCTGGGCAGGATGAGTGAGAGCTCTGATGAAGCTGtgtctccctttccttccaCCTCACTGTTTCTTTGGTGGATTCATGTATTTTTTGCCTTGAgggtgggcagagggctgggtgTCCCTTGGAGCAGATGTTacctctggagctggggagatACAGGAAAACATGTAAACCCAACATCTACTTTCAGAAGTCCTCTGAACGCTTCATTCGTTGTTGGCAGCAGCACTAGTAGGAAATAAAGCCCTGAACCTGCCAAACATTTCCTGTTAAACACAAGAAATCCAAACCAAGGCAGAAATTCCATCTCTTGTTGTGGACACTGCCACAGCCAGTGCTGTCTGTGGGAACTGAGGcacttctctccttccctcctcctgtttAGTCTCAACCCTCATTTCTCAGCCCAGTTTTCCATCTGCTCTTGTATTTATTCACAGAATTTCCAGGTTCCTTTTCTGGTTGGTGATGCTGAGGTTATGGTCCTGTGGCTTCAGGCCAGAGCTGGAGCGTCAGGAGGGACTTTCTGACTCTGTGTGCAAGCCCTGGGGCTGCTTTCAGTGGTGATTTCTGAAAAGGGAAGGCAAATTTCCTTTGACAAAGACTTTTCAAAGCCATGGTGGTTTGAATATCTTGGTTGGGTGACCCATGTGAAAAATGCTTCTTCCCACTTTTCATTGTTctgaacagaaattaattaGAACAGCTGTTCTGCTGTGTGGGACTGGCTGAAGCAGGACATTGTGTGCCTGGCCTGAAGCAGGACGTTGTGTTTGCAGCGCTCCCACCACACAGGATGGATGAACCCACCGGGATAATGGGCAGGGAAATGAGGtgaagcagcagggctggtgctaAAGCAGAGGagcctgtggctgtggctggctgGATTCTGTgttgggagcagcctggcaagCCCAGCTGGAACCCCAGGACGTGGCTGCCCACGCACACATAAGGAGACGACAGGCCCCTGGAAAGGGATGGCTCTGTAAGCTCCAGATTGTTCTGCCCTGTCAGGTGGTCTCAGGCTGGAGATGGCAAATACTGTGCCaagggcagcccctgcctgctctgaacTCCCAGAAGTGTGTAGTGGAGAGAGCCAGAGcatcccagcaggcagccaggcaTGTGATGGGCTGCACCACAGgatgctgccccagcctgggactCTGTCCTTCTGCTCACTTTCAGAGTCAACCTCAGCTGGAGAGATGATGACTCAGACATGAACATACagcacatatttaaaaataatacaaccCCCAAAGTCTGTTTTCCCCAGTACAGGTGTTCAGTGCTAATTTTAGGTCGCCCAGAGCACAGTCTGGTCTGTTGAAACCATTTCACAGTACAGTTGGTACCTCTGagagtccctctccagccagcAGGCATACATTTGGAATGGGAGAGACACAGACTGATGTACCTGCCCATGTCTCAGAGCGATGATGTTGACTGGGCTTGCATCCCTGGCTCCCACACGGGGGTATGGCTGTTTCTGAGACCTGTGCCTGCTGTAACCATGTCTGCTTCTTGTATCCTCTCTCCCAAACAGTGACCATCTTCCCAGCAGTGTTAATTCTCCCTGAAGGTGACAAAGCCACTTTCTTCTGCAATATCTCCATGGAGAATGACTCTGGTTCAGAGTACAGCCTCAATTGGTACAAGGAGACCAACCACAGCCAAGCCCAAAAAATGGCTGAGATCAGCCGATACAAGCCCAtgacagagacagagaagtACCGGCTCATCAACCACACTCCTGTCTTTGAGATTGAGATCCTGAACCTCCACCAGAATGACTCAGGCTCCTACTACTGTGGATTGATCACCTTCTATGAGCCCGATAAAGTGATGGAGAGCAAGAGGGCCCAACTGATAGTCACAGGTCAGTCTGGGGGCTGAGCTGATGGGGATGGGTCCCAAGCCTGATGTAGCACCAGGGGTTAAGGCAGGCAGTAACCTGCTGGCAGAGGACCTGACATGGGtcaggagagcacagccctgccctgtcctgtctCTTTTGCACCCTGGAGGACAAATGGGACCATGACAGCCTACCTGGCACTGAGCCCTTTCTGAGGACAGCCCCATGTTCCCCTGCTGCCTTTCACAAGGACTGTAGAGGCCACGCTACGCTCCTGACCTGCTGGTTTGTTCCCCCTTTTTTGAATGCCTATTGCAGCAGCCCCTCAGGTGAATGCTACTGATGAGCCAGAGATGGAGGAAGGCAACCCCTCAGAGCACATCAAGGCCATGCTCCTGGGCATCCTCCTGCTGACTGGAGTGGTTGTGCTGCTGATCTTTGGCTACCTCACCTTCACATACAGGAGAGGAGGTATGATTCCCCTGGAGGCCACGCAAACCCAGTTTGGGACCTGGGGTCAGCCAGAtgtctgcagctgcctggtgtAGGTGGGCTAGTTCAATGTGCTAAACTCAGCTGTGGCATACCTCTGTGGGACAgatgctgggaggagaggggtgCTTTGAGCTCTGCTTGCCCTTTGTAGAGCCCCCAGACCATGTGCAGTGGCTTTACACCCCTCATTAGTGTTGTGCCTTAATGGTGCACTTGAATCCCTCCCATGCACCTTGCCCAGGTACCTTTGGTGCAcctcaccctgctgcagcaTAGGGCATCACCTCAGAAACGCCACAGGCATCCCAGGACTCACAGAGAGTTCTGCTGCACTCCACCAATCCCAAATTAAACCCTAGACTGTGGGCTGGTGTCTCACTTGTCCTTGTAATGCTCAGGGTGTTAGACCCTGTGGACAAGGAGGATGCGTGGTTAAAAGATTGTGATGTCCAGTGCTCTTTGGTGGGGCTGGGCCAGCTTCCATGGCACACAAATCTCCTCTAACCAAGTGTGTTACTTTGCAGATGTGCAGAAACCACCGAGTGAAAACATGCCAGTGGTGAGTTTTCCACCTTTGTCACCCTGCTGTGTTGCAGGAGAGCACTGTGGCATTGCTGGGGCAAGGAGGGTGCTGGGCCTTCCTTTATCAGTTCTTCGCAAGCATCTCACTTCTCCtgtcttctctgctgctgcttgatCTTTTCTGCACAGCTACAACTGCTTttctgcacctgcagcagcacagccccatcacaaaatcaaaataaaactacCCATGATAGGATGTGACTCTCTAATCCAGTTCTTCTTCAAAGCAGGCTTCTCTTTGACAGTGGATTGTCTTGCTGTAGAGAATGGGAGGATGTTTCCCTCCAATACATCaagataaaatttattttgctgcagctggtacctgttttcctctctctttagCCAGGCACCTCTAGGAGGGATATGTTTCCATCTTCTCTCCAACCCCATTCATAAGGTGGCTGAAGACAGTGAGTAGGTTGCCTTTTGCTCTCTCCTCTCTGGGCTGAGCAAACTTGGCCCTAGGCTCTTCTCCTGCACATCATGCCACCTTGGAGCCTGATGGAGAGGTGAGAAGGGGGCTCctagcacagccctgccttccaTGGCCAGGCAAGCAGAGAGTccagcctgcctgcagaggcagagagctGAGACCCCAAGGCTCATGATGCGGTTCCTCTGTGCATGTTCTACCCCAGGTCTGTGCATCTTTTTGCTGTGTCCCACTCTCACTCTCCCATGGTGCTTCAGAGCTGATTTTGGCACCTGCTGTGAGAACAGGCTTGTGCTGGGGATGGTGGGTACCTCTGGATGCTGAACCACCACGATGGGGTTCCttgcagaaggaagagaagcCCCCCATGGTGTTCGTATCCACTGTGGACTATGGCGTGCTGGAGTTTCAGTGGGACCAGCGCAGCCCGGTGCCCCCCAGGACTCAGCCAATTGAGCAGACTGAATACGCCACCATCATCTTCCCTGAAGAGAAACCTGTCACACCGGAGCGTGGCAAGAAACACCTGGAGGACAGGACTCGACAGCTGccatcacagccctgctgagggtCAGGGTCCCTCCTCACCAGGGTATGGGCATGagcaggctgccccagccccttcaCTCTGGGAAAATCCAGCGTATCAGGACTAAAGcaacagagatgctgctgctggagtcGATATTGAACAGTCCTGGCCACAGTGTTATTGTGGCCATGGGGTGGGTATCACAGGATGAGGAagctccctgctgtcctccATGTGCTGCCTCTTCACTCTGGGCAGGGAGAAtgggctgaggcagagcagtgaTGCCAGCAGGTCTGTCCCAAAGGTGACTTACAGTATGCCTCGGTATTCTACCTCCACCCTGTGCTCTCTGGAGGGGCcatgctgcttccctgccctaGG is part of the Serinus canaria isolate serCan28SL12 chromosome 9, serCan2020, whole genome shotgun sequence genome and harbors:
- the DYNLT2B gene encoding dynein light chain Tctex-type protein 2B isoform X1 yields the protein MGELGPEEGPENTYSLRPDLQHRFKSSTVKECIRAILKEKLANVQYIPEEMPELTKSLSDTIKDRLKEEGFDRYKMVVQVVIGEQRGEGVKTACFVWWLHLAASTIEGDKHCTERWTLGRMLWSTFYLSAQKHHILPLVHNTINCSMKHVLHLFYTL
- the DYNLT2B gene encoding dynein light chain Tctex-type protein 2B isoform X2, translating into MGELGPEEGPENTYSLRPDLQHRFKSSTVKECIRAILKEKLANVQYIPEEMPELTKSLSDTIKDRLKEEGFDRYKMVVQVVIGEQRGEGVNMAARCFWDADTDSCAHDVFMNDSLFCVVAAFGCFYY
- the PDCD1 gene encoding programmed cell death protein 1; the encoded protein is MAPGASKKSWGSVEVALVDLCAVLLCCGPMLTCCRQVTIFPAVLILPEGDKATFFCNISMENDSGSEYSLNWYKETNHSQAQKMAEISRYKPMTETEKYRLINHTPVFEIEILNLHQNDSGSYYCGLITFYEPDKVMESKRAQLIVTAAPQVNATDEPEMEEGNPSEHIKAMLLGILLLTGVVVLLIFGYLTFTYRRGDVQKPPSENMPVKEEKPPMVFVSTVDYGVLEFQWDQRSPVPPRTQPIEQTEYATIIFPEEKPVTPERGKKHLEDRTRQLPSQPC